The genomic region TATACTTTGGCCCCAACTTTGTCATCGACGACGAGCTGGCGCTGGAATGTTTCCGTATACCGCATTTTTACCATGCGTTTTACGTGTACAAGTACGCCACGGGTTTATCGGCGGCGATTGCGCTTTCGCAACGAGTGATCCACGGCGGCAAGCGCGAACTGGACGATTACCTGGGATTTTTAAAAGGCGGTTGCTCGAAGTATCCGCTCGATTTACTGCGTGATGCCGGCGTGGACATGGAAAAGCCGGCGCCGGTGGAAACCGCGCTGGCGCACTTTGGCAAGCTGGTGGACGAACTCGACGAATTATTATGAACCGCGGAGGCGCAGAGGCGCGGAGAAGAAAATGTCGAATAACAAAAGAATGACGAAGGTCGAATGACTCATCAGATTTTGCGTTTCGTCATTGCGCTTCATTGAACCTTCTCATTAGGAATTCGGGCTTCATCATTGTTCTCTCTGCGTCTCTGTGTCTCTACGGTTAATCCGCGGCTTACAGCGGCGAGATCCACAGCAGAGGTTGGCCGGCATCGTCGAGTCGGACTTCGGCTTTTAGGCCGGCCTGGAACAGCACGCGATCTAAGATGCGGCGAAAGTACGTTTTGCCGGCGGAGACTTTGACGGATTTTTTCAAATCGACGCGCTTCTGCACCAGGCCGTTGTAATCGAACAAAAACGGAACGGCGAGCTTGGTTTGAATGGCATCGATGGCCTGGGCGGCCGGCAGCGCGCCGTCGGTCTCGACGGTCGTGAATTCGAAGAGTTTGGGCACGACCTTCGATTCGTCGCGCTGGTCGGGGGGCCAGCCGATGGGCCACACGTCGCCGTTGGCCGTAAGTGTGGTCAACGTCAATTCCAATCCGCTGCGGCCAGCGTGCGGCAACAACGCACCGCCGGCCGGTCGTGCCAAAGCCGCCAAGGCCGTGCCCAATGCAAGACCCTGCAATTCGTCGCGCACGGTGTCATCGGCCGCGAGTGCTTTTTGAATGGGCAACTCGATAGTCAGCGGCAATACTGAAGCGGTTTGCAAACGCTGGATTACTTTTTCCGGCCGCAAGCCTTTGGTGGAAAATTCAACGGGAACGGCCAAACTCCGTTTCACGTCGTCAAACTGTTTGGGCGTAAGGCCGAAGGGGGCGGTTTGACCGCCGGGTTTTCCGCCGCCGACAGCCACTTGGTCGAGCCATGATTTCAGTTTGACGGTGTCGGAAAGGGTAAATTGGCCGCCGGGGGTGACCAGCGCGCCGCGGCTATTCAATTGGGCGGTGACTTGATACATGGCCGCATCGCCGGTTCCCTGGGCGGCGATGCCGATTTGGTCGCCGTTTTCCAGAGCGCGAAAGCGGACGCCCGCCAGCCCCAAATCGCCCAACGCTTTGGTCCATTTTTGGGCCGCCAGGTTGCCAGACAGGCCGGGCTCGAAAATGACATCCATTTCCACCTGTGGCTTGGCGGCCAGAGCCGGCGGAGTGCCAAGCCACGTGATCAACACCGCAGTAGCACACAAAGCGGTCGTTGTTCGAGGCATGGGATACCCGCGGATGGATTTCAACGGTTTTCGTAGCGCTGTGACACCGGTACATACAATTCTATCTCACTGGCGGCCGATATCACGAGCACAAAATTAGGAATAGCGGGCCAGTTCGAATTTCGGGCAATGATTTTTTCCGACCGGCACCGTCGGATTATGTTGGAACCGGCCTAGTGTCAAGTTTTGCCTATCGGTTGCATGGACGGGAACATTTGGCACAATAGATGGTCCACACAGTGCGGTTCATCACGCAAGGAGCACACTCATGGGACGTCCTGTCACGCTGTTTACCGGTCAATGGGCCGATTTGCCGTTGGAAACCATGGCCCGCAAAGCGGGCGAGTTTGGTTATGACGGATTGGAGCTGGCCTGCTGGGGCGATCATTTCGAAGTCGACAAGGCGCAGGCCGATTCCGGGTATTGCAGACGCAGGCGCGAGCTGCTGGAAAAACATGACTTGCAATTGTTCGCGATTAGTTCGCATTTGGTGGGGCAGGCCGTGTGCGACCACATCGATTCGCGGCACAAAGCCATTTTGCCGCCGCATGTGTGGGGCGATGGAAACCCGGAAGCAGTAAACCGCCGGGCGGCGGAGGAAATGAAAAACACCGCCCGGGCCGCGCAAAAATTGGGCGTGAGCGTGGTGAACGGATTTACGGGCTCGTCGATTTGGCATTTGTTGTATTCGTTTCCGCCGACGCCGCCGGCGATGATCGACGAGGGCTTCAAGCAGTTTGCGCAGCGGTGGAATCCGATTTTGGATGCGTTTGCCGAATGCGGCGTGCGATTCGCGCTGGAAGTGCATCCCACCGAAATCGCGTTTGACATTTACAGCGCGGAGCGGGCGCTGGAAGCGATTGGACACCGTGAGGAATTCGGCTTCAATTTCGATCCCAGTCATTTAGTGTGGCAGGGGGTGGACCCGGTGGAATTTATTCGGGCGTTTCCGGATCGGATTTACCACATGCACGTGAAAGACGCGATTACGCTGCTCAACGGCCGCAGCGGAATTCTCGGCAGCCATTTGAACTTCGGCGATCCGCGGCGGGGATGGGAATTCCGCTCGCCGGGGCGCGGCGCCGTGAATTTTGAAGAAATCATTCGGGCGCTCAATCAGACGGGTTACAACGGGCCGCTTTCGGTCGAGTGGGAAGACAGCGGCATGGACCGCGAACACGGGGCCCGCGAGGCGTGCGAGTTTGTGAAAAAGCTGGATTTTACGCCGAGCGATGTGCAATTCGACGCGGCGTTTGAGAAGAAATAGGGCACATCCGACTCCGTGATGTTCGGCGGTCGATGGTAAACTGGAAGTATGGAACAGCTTCGAGCATCGTTTCTGATGTTGCGCGCCTGCGGCGAACGCCTGGGCTGGATGCTGGTGCTGCTGGCAGTGGCGCGGAATCCCGCACTGGGCGTGGAGCTGGCCGGCGATAAACTGGCCGCGGCGCGAGAGGAACTCTACGCCGCTTATACGACGCAGCTCGGCCAGTTGGCCGCCGCCTGCGAGGCTCAGGGATTTTCGAAGCAAGCGGCATTCACGCGCGCGTGGTTGCCGCAGCGTGATCCGGCGATGATTTATGTTTTCATGCTGCCAACCAGCAGCGCCGCACCTGAGTCGCTGGTGAAAACAGCGGCCGAGCAAGAGTGGTGGCGGCAATTCATGGCGCTCCGCACGGCGGAGGCTGAGAAATTGTTTGCACTGGCCCAAGGGGCTTTGGCAGCCAAGCAAGATACGTTGGCCTTTGAACTGGCGCGTGAAACGGTGCGTGAAAATCCCGACGATGAGGCGGGGCGACACGTGCTGGGCGATCGGAAAGTGGGTGATCAGTGGGTTTCGCCGGAAGCGGCCCGGCGACTGGAAGCGGGCCAGGCGTGGAGCGAGCAGTTTGGATGGCTGCCGGCCGATCAGTTGAAGCGATATGAAAGCGGCGAGCGGTTTTATCGGGGCGAGTGGATTAGCGCGGCGGAAGACGCACGGCTGCACAGCAACATTCGCAACGGATGGAATGTGGAAAGCGATCACTACGTGGTCGTTACCAACAATAGTTTGGAAAGCGGCGCGCAGTTGGCGGCCCACTTGGAAATGCTGTATCAAGCGTGGCGGCAAGCTTTCGTCGGATATTACGCCACGCCGGCGCAAGTACAGCAGTGGTTTGCGGTGGCGCCAAAAACAATTTCGCCAGAAACGGGATTGCCCACGGGTGGATCTTCCGGGGCGGGGGAATATTCTGTCGCGCCATCTGCCGCGGCGGCATCGGCGGCCACGTTCGGATCGCACAAGCCGCATCAGGTGGTTTATTTTCATGATCGGCAGCAGTACATTGACGCGCTGAAACCGGCCCAGCCGCAAATTGAAATGTCGATTGGCTTTTATTCCGACGCGGCGCGAAGCGCCTATTTTTTCGCCAGCGGCAATCCGTATGCCGGCACGCTGTATCATGAGGCCACGCATCAATTGTTTCGCGAAACGCCGCCGGCCGCGGTCGACCCGGGACGGAAGAACAATTTTTGGGTGGTGGAAGCGATCGCGGTGTACATGGAATCGTTTGCCGAGCATCGGTTGTTGGACGGTGAACCGTATGGCGCGTATGTCACGCTGGGGGGCGAAAATGCCGGCCGCGTGCCGGCGGCGCGGAAGCGGTTGCAGGACGACAATTTTTATGTGCCGCTGCGAGAGTTGGCGTCGTTGGGCATGACCGAGTTGCAACACGACACCCGATTGCCGGCCATTTACAGTCAAATTGCCGGTCAGTCGCTGTTTTTTATGCACGCCGATGCCGGACGTTACCGGCCGGGGCTGATGAGTTATTTAATCGCCGTGTACACGGGCCGCGCCACGGCGGACACACTGGAAAAATTGACCGGCCAGAAGTTTGAACAACTCGACGAGCAATATCGCGAGTTTATGAAGTGAACTGCGATTTGCTTGCGCCGGAAAACTTTGCGTCAGACGAACCCATCGGGCGTGTGAACATGCTCGGGCCCTCGATAGCGTTCCAAAAGAACTACCTGGCAGGTTATTTGGAAGCAGTATTTTTAGCCTCTTCGCCCCACCATTGCCGCAGCACCGATTCGCCGGTGCCGAAATAATTTCCGCTGAAGCTTTCCCCGTCGCCGTACATGCTGACATGTGGCCAGCCTTCGCACGACATCGGTAGGAAGAGCGTGAAGGTGCCGCTTCCTTTGGCAACATCGGTCTGTTGGACGGTGAAGGTTTTGCCGTATCCGTCTTTGGATTCCTTGGCGGTAGTGTAAGCGGCCAACATGGCTTTGTCGTGCGAGCCTAACGTGTAAGCGCCTTTGACCCAGTAGATTTGGCCTGACTTAAATGTGTCGGCCGTGCCGCGAACTTCGATAATCGTAATATTGTCGCCATCGAGAAACTTCGTCGCACCTTGCTCGAAGTGTAGCACGTACGGAAATGCCGAGTCGCTTGCCGAGGGTGTAACACCCGGCGATGCAGCACTGCGTGCGGGCGTCATGTTGCACAGCAGCCAACCTAACACGGCCAAGGTGGCGATCACGGACACGGTTTTCCAACATTTCAGTGTGATCATAGCGCGGCTCCTGTGTGTGAAGTGACGGGATGGCACGATCGAAACACCATGCCGAACGAGGACCTTATTTTATGACAGCGGGCGGGCATGTGCGATAGTGATCGAGCGAGATACATCACGGCGTTGTTTGGGGGTTTCTGCCGCGGAACTAAAGTTCATTCTCAATGCATGGACCGCCTCAAATGCGAGCAGTTTCCGAAACCCGTTGGCTGAATAAACACCGGCCGACTTCGCGCCGAGCAAAAATTGCCTTGGTTTTTCGAGGGTTCCAGGCAAATCGCTGCGGCAAATGAATTCCGACAGTTGCAGGCGGCGCGAAAATTGCGTAACAATGTCTGTTTCTGCACGATGCAGAAGGCGCTCCACACTTTTCAGCCAATCTAGCGGCCCAAGATTCAGGAGCTTGCTTATGAAGACCAAAAAGAAGAAGAAACACAAGCACGACGAACTTTTCGGCAACGGCCACGCCAACGGCGCCGCGGCGGAATTGCCGGGCGACATCCGCGCCAAGCGGCACAAAGTCGACAACGAGGAATACGAAGAGGAACTGGCCCGGCTGCAAATTGAGCTGGTTAAACTACAGGAATGGGTCAAGCACGAGGGACTGAAGGTGGTGGTGCTGTTTGAAGGGCGCGACGCGGCCGGCAAAGGGGGCGTCATTAAACGCATTACCGAGAGCATGAATCCCCGCATCTGCCGCGTGGTCGCCCTGGGCCGCCCCACGGAACGGGAACGGACCAGTTGGTATTTCCAGCGCTATGTGCCATACTTGCCTTCGGCGGGGGAAATTGTGCTGTTCGACCGGAGTTGGTACAACCGCGCGGGCGTGGAGCACGTGATGGGCTTTTGCAGCGATCTGGAATATCAGGAATTCATGCGCAGTTGCCCCGAGTTCGAAAACATGCTGATTCGCTCGGGCATTATTCTGATTAAGTATTGGTTTTCGGTCAGCGACGCCGAACAGGAGCGGCGGTTCCAAAAACGGATGAACGACCCCACGCGCAGCTGGAAGCTGAGCCCGATGGATTTGGAATCGCGCTCGAAATGGGTGGAATACTCGATGGCCAAAGACGCGATGTTCAAATTCACGGACACGAAGCAAAGCCCGTGGTATGTGGTGAAGGCCGATTCGAAAAAATGCGCGCGGCTGAACTGCATCACGCATTTTTTGAAGCTGATTCCGTACCAAGATTTGACGCCGACGCCGCCGGAATTGCCGCCGCGGCCGGCTGCGCCGAATTACATTCGCCCGCCGATCGAAAACCAAACTTTCGTGCCGGAACTGTGGTAAGCGGCCCGGCCCGCAGTTCAAGTCCGGGGCGGTTTATTCCACACGACCAGGCAGTTCAAGCCCGCGAGAATGGGTAGCGCGGCGATGAAATAAAAAAACGTCGGCGCACCGCCGCGCATGGTCAGGAACATTATCAGTTCCGCCGCACCTGCTAACATGGCCAACACCGCCAAAGCCAGGCCCCACCATGGTTTTTGGCCGCGCATGCCCCGCAATGCTATGGTGACGATTCGGCACGCCACCGCCAACACGAGCGGCGCTATAAACAGCGCGACTAATAAAATTCCTGGCCCAATATTGTCAGCAATTAGCACGGGTGGTTCTCCACTTCTGCTGGCAGGCATATCATAAAGATAGCCGCGGCCGCGCAACAGTGTGCCGCCTGGAATTTCACTCGTGTAAAGAGTCACACCAAGAAACAGCGCATCGATTACACCAAGGCCTCGCCCGGGGCCACGCAGGCCATGCTAGGACTGGAAAAATACCTGCGGACGTGCGGACTGGAAGCGTCGCTCATGGAACTGGTGAAAATGCGGACCTCGCAAATCAACGGCTGTGCGTTCTGTTTAGATATGCACAGCAAAGATGCCCGCGCCGCCGGCGAAACCGAGCAGCGGCTCTACAGCTTGAACGCCTGGCGGGAAACGCCGTTTTTTACCGATCGGGAACGGACGGCGCTGGCTTGGACCGAAGCCCTGACGCTGATTGCCGACACGCATGCGCCCGA from Pirellulales bacterium harbors:
- a CDS encoding sugar phosphate isomerase/epimerase; its protein translation is MGRPVTLFTGQWADLPLETMARKAGEFGYDGLELACWGDHFEVDKAQADSGYCRRRRELLEKHDLQLFAISSHLVGQAVCDHIDSRHKAILPPHVWGDGNPEAVNRRAAEEMKNTARAAQKLGVSVVNGFTGSSIWHLLYSFPPTPPAMIDEGFKQFAQRWNPILDAFAECGVRFALEVHPTEIAFDIYSAERALEAIGHREEFGFNFDPSHLVWQGVDPVEFIRAFPDRIYHMHVKDAITLLNGRSGILGSHLNFGDPRRGWEFRSPGRGAVNFEEIIRALNQTGYNGPLSVEWEDSGMDREHGAREACEFVKKLDFTPSDVQFDAAFEKK
- the ppk2 gene encoding polyphosphate kinase 2; amino-acid sequence: MKTKKKKKHKHDELFGNGHANGAAAELPGDIRAKRHKVDNEEYEEELARLQIELVKLQEWVKHEGLKVVVLFEGRDAAGKGGVIKRITESMNPRICRVVALGRPTERERTSWYFQRYVPYLPSAGEIVLFDRSWYNRAGVEHVMGFCSDLEYQEFMRSCPEFENMLIRSGIILIKYWFSVSDAEQERRFQKRMNDPTRSWKLSPMDLESRSKWVEYSMAKDAMFKFTDTKQSPWYVVKADSKKCARLNCITHFLKLIPYQDLTPTPPELPPRPAAPNYIRPPIENQTFVPELW
- a CDS encoding carboxymuconolactone decarboxylase family protein gives rise to the protein MLGLEKYLRTCGLEASLMELVKMRTSQINGCAFCLDMHSKDARAAGETEQRLYSLNAWRETPFFTDRERTALAWTEALTLIADTHAPDEVYEQLRGQFNEKEIMDLTLAITTINSWNRFAIGFRLPPGNYQPPKHRPSAVAAAAQ